A window from Plasmodium cynomolgi strain B DNA, chromosome 7, whole genome shotgun sequence encodes these proteins:
- a CDS encoding hypothetical protein (putative) has protein sequence METEKEYLDISDLLRRNVEDLNDEDEIRVRDFSYGKYVCSLEMGDNKLDVGIKPEKRITIKECEEKKYVSEDISLEDMLVITDNLLLQQVKLLLGNHPFLTVLSCYFIHNSSVINCNDDSFFFEKIFYKCIKFLSTDSIYINIFENDNREFVQLMRRGVGEQVVAQGKSASRAGDKHPHTERYSTERAPTQANNSQDEPDTDPSMCKEGYLRYNMFTFFQLYLILYASTAEIIDHIVTKNSWLHRDDYKSGLLKITDSLIYHCRRRRRYVMKNLFLVKRCFAKFMAQYESALEGGQKKRGTKEGSAHKDGGKDGGKGEGKDGGKGEGKGEVKNEVKNEVKNEGKNEVKNEGKNEGKNEVKNEGKNEGKNEGIKEGQSGGHERDNREDHLANPPVGRILPILRRVQFAIHLNTMLNQVVFESREVNTDSIKENCMELLKCIRTISKEVGSKCQQKDKHIRKKFFNKYFLMYKLNSVSKHVTKMSVHEGYSFFEKVTMDVEYIAEYFQRINAKSSFLDVKNVVHYVKFYSASLNVLVKCISRGYIQQVMNKARKDFLPLERDLLLKEEIKAKRFFHSLQGDPPYGKAERPEKEATREKLQKVEKGEKGEKVKQMPKEDPLEKREDGQEERITTNGDPLDELIGEPNHQWDDYDEHPDVGHYYSLFLNTYRKEETDELPSTKRINEEFSQNVKQNIFISFFLHLFFNESYVILEEVSKESPNFFVKSIIFNDLCYFGFSPPLLVLLSNFFYSPDTFFLAMEHLYQVDKGLTYTNEEEYKAFWGMFFPPWTVKKLERDLRLHFPYLINYMQKESSLVELFTELEEFIDDCTGVESAPWQVDQWRSDEERGSNCVSECTGAHQGENQPKEERAEHGKHGEHSQRAEHNQPAEHDQLAKRVNGTRTDERITSPASVTSKRMKLTVLCKIFHLFMEYLEIVIKKILNFSFLLASREHSKLSGFHTDMCVLYTLMKILSYYFKLYNMHSEMDSVENYFNCIFHTVLIDYSCLSLYTNMPSDQEYAFTYYVMSLCYKELSGTVQKGLKLNFGENRSKLIYSLIYYILYLYSDFLMIYFAYFSYTNVDSEPMEEDSYNMKYRAWNFCYPDISKIDFYNFQKNKAALINAVLTKNLKITLSQNDEINIGVKKKIKNLAQVKESYRNSKKRIDQCSNLLDIKNYLSHTFRFFEKTSSEVDICSYLKGCVSEIQKLIKDASSYKYDNVSFVRIFLNSYEHNLIKSYKKFPPFCVENSSIFLNPDCEVVSGHSYFLSVQERKKKKKT, from the exons ATGGAGACGGAGAAGGAGTACCTCGATATATCGGACTTGCTCCGCCGGAATGTGGAAG ACCTGAACGATGAAGACGAAATAAGAGTGCGCGATTTTTCGTATGGGAAGTACGTGTGCTCCCTCGAAATGGGAGACAACAAATTGGACGTGGGGATCAAGCCAGAAAAGAGAATTACAATAAAagaatgtgaagaaaaaaaatatgtatcgGAAGATATCAGTTTGGAAGATATGCTTGTAATTACAGACAACCTACTCCTCCAACAAGTAAAGCTACTCCTAGGGAatcatccttttttaactGTCCTAAGTTGCTACTTCATTCACAACTCAAGTGTTATTAATTGTAATGAcgattcgtttttctttgaaaaaatcttttacaaatgtataaaatttctttctACGGATAGTATATACATCAACATTTTCGAGAATGACAATCGGGAGTTTGTACAGCTTATGCGTAGGGGAGTAGGAGAGCAGGTCGTGGCACAGGGGAAGAGTGCAAGTAGGGCAGGGGATAAACACCCACACACGGAAAGATATTCCACCGAGAGAGCGCCAACCCAGGCGAACAACTCGCAAGACGAACCGGACACGGACCCCTCCATGTGCAAAGAGGGCTACCTCAGATATAACATGTTCACCTTCTTCCAGCTGTACTTAATCCTCTACGCATCAACAGCGGAAATTATAGACCACATCGTGACAAAGAATAGCTGGCTGCACAGGGATGACTACAAGAGCGGGTTGCTAAAAATAACGGACTCGTTAATTTACCACTGCAGGCGGAGGAGGCGGTATGTGATGAAGAACCTCTTTCTCGTGAAGAGATGCTTCGCCAAGTTTATGGCGCAGTACGAGTCGGCGCTCGAGGGGGGGCAGAAGAAGCGAGGCACGAAGGAGGGAAGTGCGCATAAAGATGGAGGCAAAGATGGAGGCAAAGGTGAAGGCAAAGATGGAGGCAAAGGTGAAGGCAAAGGTGAAgtcaaaaatgaagtcaaaaatgaagtcaaaaatgaaggcaaaaatgaagtcaaaaatgaaggcaaaaatgaaggcaaaaatgaagtcaaaaatgaaggcaaaaatgaaggcaaaaatgaaggcataAAAGAAGGCCAAAGTGGGGGTCACGAGAGAGACAACAGGGAAGACCACTTAGCAAACCCACCTGTTGGCCGCATCCTTCCCATCCTTCGCAGAGTCCAGTTTGCCATTCACCTAAACACGATGCTAAATCAGGTCGTTTTCGAATCCAGGGAGGTGAACACAGACTCgattaaagaaaattgtaTGGAGCTCCTAAAATGCATACGTACGATCAGCAAAGAAGTAGGTTCAAAATGTCAGCAGAAAGACAAACATATCcgaaagaaattttttaataaatattttttaatgtataaaCTGAACAGTGTATCTAAGCACGTGACCAAAATGAGTGTGCATGAGGGTTACTCCTTCTTCGAAAAGGTCACTATGGATGTAGAATACATCGCGGAATATTTTCAGCGCATAAACGCCAAGTCAAGCTTCTTAGACGTTAAGAACGTAGTGcattatgtaaaattttattctgcCAGTCTCAACGTTTTGGTGAAATGCATTTCGAGGGGGTACATCCAACAAGTGATGAATAAGGCAAGGAAGGATTTCCTTCCCTTGGAGAGGGACCTACTACTTAAGGAAGAGATAAAGGCtaaacgtttttttcacAGTTTGCAGGGGGACCCTCCCTATGGCAAAGCGGAACGTCCTGAAAAGGAGGCAACACGggaaaaactgcaaaaagtggaaaaaggggaaaagggggaaaaggtgAAACAAATGCCAAAAGAGGACCCGCTTGAAAAGCGAGAAGACGGCCAGGAAGAGCGCATAACGACGAACGGGGACCCCCTGGATGAACTTATCGGCGAACCGAACCATCAATGGGACGATTACGATGAACACCCAGATGTAGGTCATTACTACTCCCTCTTTCTAAACACGTATAGAAAGGAAGAGACAGATGAACTTCCCTCCACAAAACGCATAAATGAGGAATTCTCCCAAAATGtgaagcaaaatatatttatcagtttcttcctccacttaTTTTTCAACGAATCGTATGTAATACTTGAAGAGGTGTCAAAAGAGagtccaaatttttttgtcaaatctataatttttaatgatCTATGCTACtttggtttttccccccctctgctAGTGTTActgtcaaattttttttattctcctgatacgttttttttggctaTGGAGCATCTGTACCAAGTGGACAAAGGGTTGACTTATACAAATGAGGAGGAATATAAAGCATTTTGGGGgatgttttttcctccttggaCTGTTAAAAAACTGGAGCGAGATTTACGCTTGCACTTCCCTTATCTGATAAATTATATGCAGAAGGAGAGTTCCCTTGTGGAGTTGTTCACCGAGTTGGAGGAATTTATCGACGACTGTACAGGGGTAGAGAGCGCGCCGTGGCAAGTGGACCAGTGGAGGTCCGATGAGGAGCGTGGAAGTAACTGCGTTTCGGAATGTACGGGCGCCCACCAGGGGGAAAACCAACCCAAGGAGGAGCGCGCCGAACATGGCAAACACGGCGAACATAGCCAACGCGCCGAACATAACCAACCCGCCGAACATGACCAACTCGCCAAACGCGTTAATGGCACCCGCACCGACGAACGCATCACCAGCCCAGCGAGTGTAACCAGCAAGCGCATGAAACTGACAGTCCTGTGCAAGATATTTCACCTGTTCATGGAGTATCTCGAGAtagtcataaaaaaaatcctaaacttttcctttttgctggCCTCTAGGGAGCACTCCAAACTGAGCGGATTCCACACGGACATGTGCGTATTGTACACCCTCATGAAAATTCTGTCTTACTACTTCAAACTGTACAATATGCACAGCGAAATGGACAGCgtggaaaattattttaactgCATTTTCCACACGGTGTTAATTGATTACAGCTGTTTAAGCCTGTATACAAATATGCCATCCGACCAGGAATATGCCTTTACCTATTACGTCATGTCATTATGCTATAAGGAATTGTCGGGCACAGTGCAAAAAggattaaaattaaattttggTGAAAATAGGagcaaattaatttattccttaatttattacattcTGTATCTTTACTCAGATTTTTTGatgatttattttgcttatttttcctACACCAATGTGGATTCGGAACCCATGGAGGAGGACTCCTACAACATGAAGTACAGAGCTTGGAATTTTTGTTACCCagatatttcaaaaattgacttttacaatttccagaaaaataaagctgCCCTCATTAACGCAGTCCTGAcgaagaatttaaaaatcacCCTTTCCCAAAATGACGAAATCAACataggggtgaaaaaaaaaattaaaaatttagcCCAAGTGAAAGAGAGCTACCGCAATTCGAAGAAACGGATTGACCAATGCTCCAACTTGTtagatattaaaaattacttAAGTCAtacttttcgctttttcgaGAAAACCTCCTCCGAGGTGGACATTTGTTCCTACTTAAAAGGGTGTGTAAGCGAAATTCAGAAACTTATAAAAGATGCCTCAAGCTACAAATACGACAACGTCAGCTTCGTTCGCATTTTCCTAAATTCGTATGAACATAATTTGATCAAGTCTTACAAGAaatttcctcccttttgtgtTGAAAATTCTTCCATCTTTTTGAACCCCGATTGTGAGGTGGTTAGCGGCCactcctattttttaagtgtacaggaaagaaagaaaaaaaaaaaaacataa
- a CDS encoding hypothetical protein (putative), with translation MQNAASTKLNMEKRFDHLKTFSSNIAGMIYELKDLIKIHEILIYKEKLSSTKKEQLQKHQDDLMALKLDLESIKKENENMDGQLKYYKKIDESINSEIVNMSVNIQKMKLDINMQEKKYLKNCLNLLQARLHVRKIEIKKDIDEMKNVRHDL, from the exons ATGCAGAACGCAGCGTCGACCAAATTAAACATGGAAAAACGGTTTGACCATTTGAAGACATTCTCTAGCAATATCGCTGGGATGATCTACGAGTTGAAGGACTTGATAAAAATTCacgaaattttaatttataaagaaaagcTCAGCAGCACCAAAAAGGAGCAGCTGCAGAAGCATCAGGATGATCTCATGGCGCTCAAGCTGG ACCTCGAATCgatcaaaaaggaaaacgaaaatatgGACGGGCAGCTTAAGTATTACAAAAAGATTGATGAATCGATTAACTCCGAAATTGTTAACATGTCGGTGAACATACAGAAAATGAAGCTTGACATAAACATGCAGGAGAAgaagtatttaaaaaattgtctgAATTTATTGCAAGCACGTTTGCATGTGAG aAAAATcgagataaaaaaagatatcgACGAAATGAAGAACGTAAGACATGATCTGTGA
- a CDS encoding hypothetical protein (putative), translating to MHLPARPSRDMWNKDSHKNGFTSLQKRSGVTFNFSMRGAIRCSFLFNKPDGFCGNYVRRMNSAQKNCTSEGSNFMAPEKKPSEGRRKKRVLSEEAKRSMREKLRVIMRSKWREPEFRKKMMKSFKKRGLEHNKKISEAVKNKWKNDMNYKQKTLDGQRRYFIKRYKNKKIVAISDKTREKISKAMKQYWVNKNKYAKRQVNNMQHIQKRKKKHKKVWEDIYSLILNQKVGDFGGYQSSLHHNLSINLQAALN from the exons ATGCACCTTCCTGCGCGCCCTTCAAGGGACATGTGGAATAAAGATTCtcacaaaaatgggttcacCTCGTTACAAAAGAGAAGCGGAGTTACATTCAATTTCTCCATGCGAGGTGCCATCaggtgttcctttttgtttaacaAACCTGATGGGTTCTGCGGAAATTATGTTCGAAGGATGAACAGTGCTCAGAAGAATTGCACATCGGAAGGTAGCAACTTTATGGCcccggaaaaaaag CCCTccgaaggaagaagaaaaaaacgagttCTGTCCGAGGAGGCCAAACGAAGCATGCGAGAAAAACTTAGAGTCATTATGCGGAGCAAATGGAGGGAGCCAGAATTTCGCAAAAAGATGATGAAGTCTTTTAAGAAGAGGGGCCTTgaacacaacaaaaaaatatcagaggccgtgaaaaacaaatggaaaaatgacaTGAATTATAAACAGAAAACGCTGGATGGACAACGGAGGTACTTCATCAAAcgatataaaaacaaaaaaatagttgCCATTTCAGATAAaacgagggaaaaaatatccaaaGCTATGAAGCAATACTgggtaaacaaaaataagtatGCAAAAAGGCAAGTTAACAATATGCAGCACATccagaagcggaagaaaaagCACAAGAAAGTTTGGGAGGATATTTACTCCCTTATATTAAATCAGAAGGTGGGGGACTTCGGCGGCTATCAGTCGTCTTTGCATCACAACTTGTCGATTAATTTGCAGGCCGCGCTTAACTGA
- a CDS encoding GTP-binding protein (putative), whose protein sequence is AIVFDSFYDQYKGVILIIKVLNGVLTKKTEVFFIQSEKTYIIQEVGYLTPDMKPVESIRQGDIAYVSSNIRKCDEVQISETIVSRDIVHMNAQRRLVVDSDRLGEEHSGEVHTSVKRCGRDSFRGASQPKEARTEREINLEQIAASKVDVSYPVVFCNIYSVNDKQANELEAALNKLKLNDASFSFKPDVCETLGKGFKCGFNGLLHLNIIQERIKREYDVETIVTAPSVNYLVRKNYIHGIYEPYVRTSIMTPEEYQKFIMAECFQRRGIFIKKENMDSHVIFYFDMPLSEILINFLDEIKSCTKGYGSMSYENYVTYRESDLHKINIYVNNRSIDSLSFLAHKLNYHEKGKRIVLKLKEMIKPHQFLVIIQAGVGTRIFASERISPLRKNVTAKCYGGDITRRRKLLEKQSAGKKKMFSIGKVKLPPNMFTKLFDLKAQ, encoded by the exons GCTATCGTTTTTGATTCCTTCTATGACCAGTACAAGGGGGTAATATTAATCATTAAAGTGCTAAATGGGGTgctgacaaaaaaaacggaagttttttttattcagaGCGAAAAGACGTACATTATTCAGGAGGTTGGGTACCTCACCCCGGACATGAAACCTGTGGAGAGTATACGGCAAGGGGACATTGCATACGTATCATCCAATATAAGAAAGTGCGACGAGGTGCAGATCAGTGAGACGATAGTCAGCAGAGATATCGTGCACATGAATGCGCAACGCCGGCTGGTGGTCGATTCGGATCGGCTCGGTGAGGAGCACAGCGGTGAAGTGCATACTAGTGTGAAGCGTTGCGGTAGGGATTCCTTCCGAGGTGCTTCCCAACCAAAGGAGGCGCGCACCGAGCGAGAAATCAACCTAGAGCAGATCGCCGCGTCCAAGGTGGACGTCTCGTACCCCGTCGTGTTCTGTAACATTTACAGCGTAAACGATAAGCAGGCCAACGAACTGGAGGCGGCACTGAACAAATTGAAGCTTAACGATGCGTCCTTTTCCTTCAAGCCTGACGTTTGTGAGACGTTGGGGAAGGGATTCAAGTGCGGGTTTAACGGATTGCTGCATCTTAATATAATCCAGGAGCGAATCAAACGGGAGTATGACGTCGAGACGATTGTGACTGCCCCGTCTGTGAATTACTTGGTCAGG AAAAACTACATCCACGGAATTTACGAGCCGTACGTGCGAACGAGCATAATGACGCCGGAGGAGTACCAAAAATTTATCATGGCGGAATGTTTTCAAAGGAGAGggatttttattaaaaaggaaaacatggACAGTCATGTCATCTTCTATTTCGACATGCCATTGTCAGAAATACTGATTAATTTCTTGGACGAAATTAAATCGTGCACAAAAGGCTATGGGTCCATGAGCTACGAAAATTATGTCACTTATAGAGAAAGCGACTTGCacaaaattaacatataCGTGAATAATAGGAGCATCGACTCCTTGTCATTCCTGgcacacaaattaaattatcacgaaaaggggaaacgtatagttttaaaattaaaagaaatgataaaGCCACATCAGTTCCTTGTCATCATTCAGGCAGGTGTGGGGACCAGAATTTTCGCTTCGGAAAGGATCAGCCCGCtgagaaaaaatgtcacTGCCAAATGCTACGGGGGGGATATCACACGGCGCAGGAAGTTGCTCGAGAAGCAAAGcgcagggaagaaaaaaatgtttagcATCGGCAAGGTGAAGCTGCCGCCGAATATGTTTACCAAGCTCTTCGACTTGAAGGCTCAG
- a CDS encoding hypothetical protein (putative), with the protein MEAIKTFVPLVVGSYGLTLSSYLFYQNKKKERWKQIDGYVDNVTLKYSKNILQGIFHLDIKYFFYINEKKIEDSKEYKISVHLLSNQEGEQVHTNEYTRNIFDQVSTEKNIKICYNPEDVQQSEPLIYIFENDIIAREKLSNRVKNKLFRIKSGLVKLLRLGEAVERSDDSGEGLGDSSASTPTNQTAKMKGSKTSVTVASPCDAATDSEGKTNEHSEPSQFSKKRINAYDINNLFPGKEFALSESQYWNKKKKIG; encoded by the exons ATGGAGGCGATTAAAACATTTGTGCCGTTGGTAGTCGGCTCTTACGGACTGACACTGAGTTCGTACCTGTTTTaccaaaacaaaaaaaaagaaaggtgGAAACAAATCGATGGATATGTCGATAATGTAACTTTAAAATATTCGAAGAACATCCTCCAAGGGATATTCCACCTtgacataaaatattttttttacataaatgaaaaaaaaattgaagacaGTAAGGAGTATAAAATTTCCGTTCATCTCCTCAGCAACCAGGAGGGAGAACAAGTGCACACAAATGAATACACACGAAATATTTTCGATCAAGTtagtacagaaaaaaatattaaaatatgttaCAACCCTGAGGATGTACAACAGTCGGAGCCCCTGATATACATTTTCGAAAATGACATCATCGCACGGGAGAAGCTTTCCAATAGGGTGAAGAATAAACTTTTTCGCATAAAATCGGGTCTCGTGAAGTTGCTTCGCTTGGGGGAAGCGGTAGAGAGAAGCGATGACAGCGGGGAAGGCTTGGGTGATTCTTCTGCCTCTACCCCCACCAACCAAACAGCTAAGATGAAGGGAAGCAAAACTTCAGTCACGGTAGCGTCCCCCTGCGATGCAGCAACGGACAGTGAGGGCAAGACAAATGAACACTCAGAACCTTCGCAgttctccaaaaaaaggataaacgcctatgatataaataatttattcccAGG aaaagaatttgCTTTGTCAGAAAGTCAATattggaacaaaaaaaaaaaaattggataa
- a CDS encoding hypothetical protein (putative): MKVSSLFCLIVCSSVAHVSWCSDQNTYSFDIVNKNTWYSIAKKIFESTTPCNFTVIPSSYVNNSDEVSSGDDSVLLIRKKLKDPSEAGVEGIGEGSIKAIQKNKVNNGNELSSNSLGYGKPQAREHLGGFVGGTSTLQSLVKARKAGTFFIVYSYYRPFDPTANSNTKILKLTVS, encoded by the exons ATGAAAGTTTCAAGCCTCTTTTGCCTCATCGTATGTTCCTCCGTTGCCCACGTGTCATGGTGTTCGG ACCAAAACACATACTCCTTCGACATTGTCAACAAGAATACCTGGTACAGCATCGCaaagaaaattttcgaaaGTACGACGCCGTGCAACTTTACGGTTATCCCGTCGAGTTATGTGAATAACTCGGATGAGGTGAGCAGCGGAGACGACTCTGTTTtgttaataagaaaaaagctAAAGGATCCTAGCGAGGCCGGCGTGGAGGGCATCGGTGAAGGGAGCATCAAGG CAATACAGAAGAACAAGGTGAACAACGGAAATGAATTATCTTCCAATTCTTTAGGCTATGGAAAGCCTCAAGCGCGTGAACATTTGGGAGGATTCGTTGGAGGCACATCGACGTTGCAGAGCTTGGTGAAGGCACGAAAAGCTGGAACTTTTTTCATCGTCTATTCCTATTATAGACCCTTCGACCCCACTGCCAATTCAAACACGAAGATTTTGAAGTTGACCGTGTCGTAA
- a CDS encoding hypothetical protein (putative), whose product MEENPNEEKETIRVTSSCWLSKRKISNLNRNKHQQKDGSPGGIEIKVPNFNICLTSLSLPIIKLKNDLDRISENKQIKRLRENRGGQTGCANGSFNKRADASEGTCVTLERCVTRQGRLTNDDEVCSMLLRSKAFNETWRVLNSYMNCFVYNSVNEMVDREINFLNKNLCLRDDKVSLLIVKTQTCPFVNLLQYRALSQKLKEVNGCAEGVAPDERRDRGRAARVGGEGEKEAHVNDEGEKEAHVGDEGENEARVAAEEAAASPRDNTNTFTYKTFDNRVLTYTLLRRRRHIASCIVNVYTHDSVESILIRIIKKINRRCFMKIDKNNMNELFQKMEINSINISVIITNNCILSALSNLDYFVKKNSTRAKNVQDPCPEGGEKYTKKFSTFKGEMSNYLNQLHVGDLRQKFVLLLYASNFYEAHIAHLKAKGRHHTLYLMSEVCAGGEGSHTAEVTTICEDPDGGKTNLPNEQNGPPLMEKRQRQEEPTTDKGKNKRALLTEEENNHIGDKPHQTSKELSKKRKIKNDFFYNCIRYLNFAKSEQGENHQGEESSGGRRVMGSSHEKEGTVQNEVPPMWNHPNEKSDFPNRAEGESTYPGHPSDEKNSIYEIIELMHKDSIKRRLKSSDHLRSCYFQNYVSHNNLAECLSPMNRIVNKDFVDDCNCVKLYVINNLTEHMKEEHNFNSLEVLKKEWKNNEYWKIQQYENVLAKMEKKIQNGKGKGSKKRAPLGKGKRNGERGGEHGEVHPQVALLYLHKCLAKSISKRMIALLYKKKKYNICLSIINTILKNIPMYSSMRKRVHILKELFKKYEQKFFIYNVKDLTKANEEIEKEFKQMVSTVCDILLNLYMSKINVLKKILHDISNFLESVKYVIKLEKYITEKDFSGLNLETFIKN is encoded by the exons atggaagagaatccgaacgaagaaaaagaaaccatCCGAGTGACCTCCAGCTGCTGGTTAAGCAAGAGAAAGATAAGCAACCTGAACAGGAACAAGCATCAACAAAAGGACGGTTCCCCTGGGGGGATCGAAATAAAAGTCcccaattttaatatatgtttGACCTCCCTAAGTTTGCCTATTATAAAGTTAAAGAATGACTTGGACCGCATCAGCGAAAATAAGCAGATAAAACGGTTGAGGGAGAACAGGGGGGGTCAGACGGGATGTGCGAATGGCTCTTTTAACAAGAGGGCAGACGCATCCGAGGGGACGTGCGTCACGCTGGAAAGGTGCGTAACACGGCAGGGACGCCTCACGAATGATGATGAAGTATGCTCCATGCTACTTCGGAGCAAGGCCTTCAACGAGACTTGGAGAGTTCTGAACAGCTACATGAACTGCTTTGTTTACAACTCCGTTAACGAAATGGTCGATAGGGAAATAAACTTCCTCAATAAGAATTTGTGCCTCCGGGATGACAAGGTGTCCCTTCTCATCGTGAAGACGCAGACTTGCCCCTTCGTGAATCTGCTGCAGTACCGGGCGCTCTCTCAGAAGCTGAAGGAGGTGAATGGGTGCGCGGAAGGGGTGGCGCCGGATGAGCGAAGGGACCGCGGAAGGGCGGCGCGTGTGGGGGGTGAAGGCGAGAAAGAGGCGCACGTAAATGATGAAGGCGAGAAAGAGGCGCACGTAGGTGATGAAGGCGAGAATGAGGCGCGCGTAGCTGCGGAAGAAGCGGCTGCCTCCCCGCGAGACAACACAAACACGTTCACATACAAAACGTTTGACAACAGAGTGCTGACGTACACGCTGCTGAGGAGGCGGAGGCACATCGCGTCCTGCATCGTCAACGTATACACACACGACAGCGTAGAAAGCATACTCAtaagaattataaaaaaaataaaccgcAGGTGTTTCAtgaaaattgacaaaaataatatgaacgaattatttcaaaaaatg GAAATTAATTCAATAAACATAAGTGTTATCATTACAAATAATTGTATCCTGTCCGCATTAAGCAACTTGGAttatttcgtaaaaaaaaatagtacaC GGGCGAAGAACGTGCAAGATCCTTGTCCAGaaggtggagaaaaatacaCCAAAAAGTTTAGCACCTTTAAGGGGGAGATGTCCAACTATTTGAACCAACTTCACGTGGGGGACCTTCGCCAGAAATTTGTGTTGCTTCTCTACGCGAGCAATTTTTATGAGGCGCACATTGCCCATTTGAAGGCTAAGGGGAGGCACCATACGCTCTACCTCATGAGTGAGGTGTGCGCGGGTGGGGAGGGGAGCCATACTGCTGAAGTGACCACCATCTGTGAAGACCCGgacgggggaaaaacaaacctaccaaatgagcaaaatggcCCCCCTCTCATGGAGAAAAGGCAACGACAAGAAGAACCCACCACAgacaagggaaaaaacaaaagagcACTACTCacggaggaggaaaataatCACATCGGAGATAAACCTCATCAGACAAGCAAAGAACTTtccaaaaagaggaaaataaaaaatgacttCTTTTACAATTGCATAAGGTATCTCAATTTTGCGAAAAGTGAACAGGGAGAGAACCACCAAGGTGAGGAATCCAGTGGGGGGAGGCGTGTCATGGGAAGCAGTCACGAGAAGGAAGGCACTGTACAGAATGAAGTGCCCCCTATGTGGAACCacccaaatgaaaaaagtgatTTTCCAAACAGAGCGGAAGGTGAAAGCACCTATCCAGGACACCcaagtgatgaaaaaaattccatatACGAAATAATCGAACTGATGCACAAGGACTCCATAAAGAGGAGACTCAAGTCGAGTGACCATTTGCGAAGCTGTTACtttcaaaattatgtttCGCATAATAACTTGGCGGAATGCCTGTCTCCCATGAATAGAATAGTGAACAAAGATTTCGTAGATGATTGTAACTGCGTAAAACTGTATGTCATAAATAACCTCACGGAGCATATGAAAGAGGAGCACAATTTCAACAGCCTTGAGGTGCTCAAGAaggagtggaaaaataatgaGTACTGGAAAATTCAGCAGTACGAAAATGTGCTagcgaaaatggaaaaaaaaattcagaatgGTAAGGGGAAagggagtaaaaaaagggcgccCCTGGGGAAAGGCAAAAGGAACGGCGAAAGGGGCGGCGAACATGGAGAAGTCCACCCCCAAGTGGCCCTTCTCTACCTGCACAAATGTCTTGCAAAATCGATCAGCAAAAGAATGATCGCActtttgtataaaaaaaaaaaatacaacataTGTCTTTCCATTATCAAcacgattttaaaaaacatcccCATGTACTCCTCCATGAGAAAAAGAGTTCACATTTTGAAGGAgctatttaaaaagtacgaacagaaatttttcatatacaaCGTGAAAGACCTCACCAAggcaaatgaagaaattgaaaaagaatttaaacAAATGGTAAGTACCGtatgtgatattttattaaatctGTACATGAGCAAAATTaatgtgttaaaaaaaatcctacaTGATATTTCgaattttttggaaagcGTCAAGTATGTTAttaaattggaaaaatacataacTGAGAAGGACTTTTCTGGATTGAATTTAGAAacgtttataaaaaattga